Proteins encoded together in one Felis catus isolate Fca126 chromosome B3, F.catus_Fca126_mat1.0, whole genome shotgun sequence window:
- the THBS1 gene encoding thrombospondin-1 translates to MGLAWGLSVLFLLHVCGSNRIPESGGDNSVFDIFELTGAARKGSGRRLVKGPDSSSPAFRIEDANLIPPVPDDKFQDLVDAVRAEKGFLLLASLRQMKKTRGTLLAIERKDHSGQVFSVVSNGKAGTLDLSLTVQGMQHVVSVEEALLATGQWKSITLFVQEDRAQLYIDCEKMENAELDVPIQSIFTRDLANVARLRIAKGGVNDNFQGVLQNVRFVFGTTPEAILRNKGCSSSTNVLLTLDNNVVNGSSPAIRTNYIGHKTKDLQAICGISCDELSSMVLELRGLRTIVTTLQDSIRKVTEENKELANELRRPPLCYHNGVQYRNNEEWTVDSCTECRCQNSVTICKKVSCPIMPCSNATVPDGECCPRCWPSDSADDGWSPWSEWTSCSVTCGNGIQQRGRSCDSLNNRCEGSSVQTRTCHIQECDKRFKQDGGWSHWSPWSSCSVTCGDGVITRIRLCNSPSPQMNGKPCEGEARETKACRRDACPINGGWGPWSLWDICSVTCGGGVQTRSRLCNNPTPQFGGKDCVGDATENQICNKQDCPIDGCLSNPCFAGVKCTSYPDGSWKCGACPPGYSGNGIQCKDIDECKEVPDACFNHNGEHRCENTDPGYNCLPCPPRFTGPQPFGRGVEYATANKQVCKPRNPCTDGTHDCNKNAKCSYLGHYSDPMYRCECKPGYAGNGIICGEDTDLDGWPNEDLVCVANATYHCKKDNCPNLPNSGQEDYDKDGIGDACDDDDDNDKIPDDRDNCPFHYNPAQYDYDRDDVGDRCDNCPYNHNPDQADTDNNGEGDACAADIDGDGILNERDNCQYVYNVDQRDTDMDGVGDQCDNCPLEHNPDQLDSDSDRIGDTCDNNQDIDEDGHQNNLDNCPYVPNANQADHDKDGKGDACDHDDDNDGIPDDRDNCRLVPNPDQKDSDGDGRGDACKDDFDHDNVPDIDDICPENIDISETDFRRFQMIPLDPKGTSQNDPNWVVRHQGKELVQTVNCDPGLAVGYDEFNAVDFSGTFFINTERDDDYAGFVFGYQSSSRFYVVMWKQVTQSYWDTNPTRAQGYSGLSVKVVNSTTGPGEHLRNALWHTGNTPGQVRTLWHDPRHIGWKDFTAYRWRLSHRPKTGFIRVVMYEGKKIMADSGPIYDKTYAGGRLGLFVFSQEMVFFSDLKYECRDS, encoded by the exons ATGGGGCTGGCCTGGGGACTCAGTGTCCTCTTCCTGTTGCATGTATGTGGCTCCAACCGTATTCCAG AATCCGGGGGAGACAACAGCGTGTTCGACATCTTTGAACTCACGGGCGCTGCCCGGAAGGGCTCTGGGCGCCGGCTGGTGAAGGGGCCTGACTCTTCCAGCCCAGCTTTCCGCATCGAGGATGCCAACCTGATCCCCCCTGTGCCTGATGACAAGTTCCAAGACCTGGTGGATGCCGTGCGGGCAGAGAAAGGCTTCCTTCTCTTGGCCTCCCTGAGGCAGATGAAGAAGACCCGAGGCACACTGCTGGCCATAGAACGGAAAGACCACTCGGGCCAGGTTTTCAGTGTGGTCTCCAATGGCAAGGCGGGCACCCTGGACCTGAGCCTAACCGTGCAGGGGATGCAGCATGTGGTGTCGGTGGAAGAAGCGCTCCTGGCGACCGGCCAATGGAAGAGCATCACCCTGTTTGTGCAGGAGGACAGGGCCCAGCTGTACATCGACTGTGAGAAGATGGAGAACGCCGAGCTGGATGTCCCCATCCAAAGCATCTTCACCAGGGACCTGGCCAACGTTGCCAGACTCCGCATCGCAAAAGGAGGTGTCAATGACAATTTCCAG GGGGTGCTGCAGAATGTGAGGTTCGTCTTCGGAACCACACCAGAAGCCATCCTCAGGAACAAAGGCTGTTCGAGCT CTACCAATGTTCTTCTCACCCTTGACAACAACGTGGTAAACGGCTCCAGCCCTGCCATCCGGACTAACTACATTGGCCACAAGACAAAGGATCTGCAAGCCATCTGTGGCATTTCGTGCGATGAGCTGTCCAGCATGGTCCTGGAGTTGAGGGGCCTGCGCACCATCGTGACCACCCTCCAGGACAGCATCCGCAAAGTG ACTGAAGAGAACAAGGAGTTGGCCAATGAGCTAAGGAGGCCTCCCCTCTGCTACCACAACGGAGTTCAGTACAGGAATAACGAGGAATGGACTGTTGATAGCTGCACGGAGTGTCGCTGTCAG AACTCTGTTACCATCTGCAAAAAAGTGTCCTGCCCCATCATGCCCTGCTCCAATGCCACAGTTCCCGATGGAGAATGCTGCCCACGGTGTTGGC CCAGCGACTCTGCGGATGATGGCTGGTCCCCGTGGTCTGAGTGGACCTCCTGCTCTGTGACCTGTGGCAACGGAATCCAGCAGCGAGGTCGCTCCTGTGACAGCCTCAACAACCGCTGCGAGGGCTCCTCCGTCCAGACTCGGACCTGCCACATTCAGGAGTGTGACAAGAGAT TTAAACAGGATGGCGGCTGGAGCCACTGGTCCCCGTGGTCGTCTTGTTCTGTGACATGCGGTGACGGTGTGATCACAAGGATCCGACTCTGCAATTCCCCTAGCCCCCAGATGAACGGGAAGCCGTGTGAAGGCGAAGCTCGAGAGACCAAGGCCTGCAGGAGAGACGCGTGCCCCA TCAATGGAGGCTGGGGTCCCTGGTCACTGTGGGACATCTGTTCTGTCACCTGCGGAGGAGGGGTGCAGACACGTAGCCGGCTCTGCAACAACCCCACACCCCAGTTTGGAGGCAAGGACTGCGTTGGTGATGCGACAGAAAACCAGATCTGCAACAAGCAGGACTGTCCAATTG ACGGATGCCTGTCCAATCCCTGCTTTGCTGGGGTCAAGTGTACCAGTTACCCTGACGGCAGCTGGAAATGTGGTGCTTGTCCCCCCGGCTACAGTGGAAATGGCATCCAATGCAAAGACATCGATGAG TGCAAAGAAGTACCTGACGCCTGCTTCAACCACAACGGGGAGCACAGGTGTGAGAACACGGACCCGGGCTACAActgtctgccctgccccccacgcTTCACTGGCCCGCAGCCCTTCGGCCGGGGTGTGGAATATGCCACCGCCAACAAACAG GTATGCAAGCCCCGCAACCCCTGCACAGATGGGACACACGACTGCAACAAGAACGCCAAGTGCAGCTACCTGGGCCATTACAGTGACCCCATGTACCGCTGTGAGTGCAAGCCCGGCTACGCAGGCAATGGCATCATCTGCGGTGAGGACACGGACCTGGACGGCTGGCCCAACGAGGACCTGGTGTGCGTGGCCAATGCCACCTACCACTGCAAAAAG GATAATTGCCCCAACCTTCCCAACTCCGGGCAGGAAGACTATGACAAGGATGGAATTGGCGACGCCTGTGATGACGACGACGACAATGATAAAATCCCAGATGACAGG gacaactGTCCATTCCACTATAACCCAGCCCAGTATGACTATGACCGGGATGACGTGGGAGACCGCTGTGACAACTGCCCCTACAACCACAACCCAGATCAGGCTGACACAGACAACAACGGGGAAGGAGATGCCTGCGCCGCTGACATCGACGGGGATG GTATCCTCAATGAACGAGACAACTGCCAGTACGTCTACAACGTGGACCAGAGGGACACGGATATGGATGGGGTCGGCGATCAGTGTGACAACTGCCCCCTGGAACACAATCCAGATCAG CTCGACTCTGACTCAGACCGCATCGGAGACACCTGTGACAACAATCAGGATATTGATGAAGATGGCCACCAGAACAACCTGGACAATTGTCCCTATGTGCCCAATGCCAACCAGGCTGACCATGACAAGGACGGCAAGGGAGACGCCTGCGACCATGATGATGACAACGATGGCATTCCTGATGATAGGGACAACTGCAGACTCGTGCCCAATCCTGACCAGAAGGATTCTGACG GTGACGGTCGAGGTGATGCTTGCAAAGATGATTTTGACCATGACAATGTGCCAGACATTGATGACATCTGTCCCGAAAACATTGATATCAGTGAGACCGATTTCCGCCGATTCCAGATGATTCCTCTAGATCCCAAAGGGACGTCCCAAAATGACCCTAACTGGGTGGTGCGCCATCAGGGTAAAGAACTCGTCCAGACTGTCAACTGCGATCCAGGACTTGCTGTAG gtTACGATGAGTTTAATGCAGTGGACTTCAGTGGCACCTTCTTCATCAACACTGAGAGGGATGATGACTATGCTGGATTTGTGTTTGGCTACCAGTCTAGCAGCCGCTTTTATGTGGTGATGTGGAAGCAAGTCACCCAGTCCTACTGGGACACCAACCCCACTAGGGCTCAGGGATACTCAGGCCTTTCTGTGAAAGTGGTGAACTCCACAACAGGGCCAGGCGAGCACCTACGGAACGCCCTGTGGCACACGGGAAACACCCCCGGCCAG gtGCGCACTCTGTGGCATGACCCTCGTCACATAGGCTGGAAAGATTTCACTGCCTACAGGTGGCGTCTCAGCCACCGACCAAAGACGGGTTTCATTAG AGTGGTGATGTATGAAGGGAAGAAAATCATGGCTGATTCAGGACCCATCTACGACAAAACCTATGCTGGAGGTAGACTGGGGTTGTTTGTCTTCTCTCAAGAAATGGTGTTCTTCTCCGACCTGAAATACGAATGCAGAG ATTCCTAA